A single genomic interval of Syntrophobotulus glycolicus DSM 8271 harbors:
- a CDS encoding DUF6385 domain-containing protein has protein sequence MNKDVRNNEARWLKLQAQGKNGEENLPFITDSQGRLILSSTLDVDIQADNLNIRDLTAARDSLTILASDLDVRALNGSQDSVQIQARNYTEDMESGTIVALGSRNFLPKDVSRYGRNYYVVRNVGGVGVTVTLQIAPVNSDNYYVDDGSSFSLIAGGTQIFTPSKLMKYVRIRVSAVLLGSVIVNYFGQS, from the coding sequence ATGAACAAGGACGTTAGAAATAATGAAGCCAGATGGTTGAAACTGCAAGCACAGGGAAAAAACGGAGAAGAAAATCTGCCGTTCATTACGGACTCCCAAGGAAGACTGATTTTATCGTCAACTCTTGATGTTGATATCCAGGCGGACAACCTTAATATCAGGGATTTAACCGCGGCTAGGGATAGCCTGACTATTCTTGCTTCAGATCTTGATGTAAGGGCGTTAAACGGCTCCCAGGATTCTGTACAAATACAGGCTAGGAATTATACCGAAGATATGGAGTCAGGTACAATTGTAGCCTTAGGCAGCAGGAACTTTCTTCCCAAGGATGTCAGTAGGTATGGCAGAAATTATTATGTGGTTAGAAATGTGGGAGGGGTAGGGGTTACCGTCACGTTACAGATCGCTCCGGTAAACAGTGACAATTATTATGTCGATGATGGGAGTTCTTTTAGCTTGATTGCCGGCGGTACCCAGATATTTACACCGTCCAAACTGATGAAATATGTCAGGATCAGAGTATCAGCCGTACTTTTGGGTAGTGTAATCGTCAATTATTTTGGGCAGTCCTGA
- a CDS encoding DUF6385 domain-containing protein, giving the protein MADNPITGTGVLFNNTDISQVKTASLLLYNQGAVPLTLSLQISPTTTDGDYIDDPSYTNVVLEANEKKYMAISSFAHYVRLQYLMGGSTGTITAYYNAQT; this is encoded by the coding sequence GTGGCAGACAACCCTATCACCGGTACAGGCGTATTATTTAACAATACGGATATCTCCCAGGTTAAAACGGCATCCCTGCTCTTGTATAACCAGGGAGCTGTTCCCCTAACACTTTCTCTGCAAATCAGTCCCACAACAACAGACGGGGATTATATCGACGATCCCAGTTATACCAATGTGGTTTTAGAAGCGAATGAGAAAAAATATATGGCCATAAGCTCTTTCGCCCATTATGTCCGCCTGCAATATCTCATGGGCGGTTCCACCGGAACAATTACCGCTTACTACAACGCACAAACCTAA
- a CDS encoding tetratricopeptide repeat-containing glycosyltransferase family 2 protein produces the protein MEKQKTVSLCMIVRNEALLLERCLNSVQGLVDEIIVVDTGSTDNTKEIALRFDAKIYDYPWNDNFSEARNYSLAKAACDWILLLDADEALCPRDRDKFIHLINTCPYDGCHFTICNHMSRGNEYNLHQAFRLLKNNGQYEFCGEIHEQITRKDRQPAFSRLSVEEITIDHYGYLPEIVAAQKKRERNLPILLKQIEADPENAFSLFNLGNEYLAQNKIDDALSWYEKAYTRMDKGQAYAPHLYYRLIICLNAKQEFLKALRLAEEALLVYPRCTDIAYCKGLIYVQQYNHLLAADAFRRCLDLGDPPGNLKFLEGCGTYRPYLSLGEIYLQNEAYDQAIEYLTKAFNLDHTHCEALYALGKAYAKKHNDPSKAADALSHYFSSLEHVPNSIVYTDILIKEKIYGPARAVLERFDTDPDHQAEITFLQSKLHFFTKNYPAAYEGFKKVADVSSLQSVLPNLQGESIRFMAIIGLLLDSLGNESMSYLERDFDPLLFQIYDRLHSLRQNKKPAALDADPSRCLQIIDEYLAIILKVGEFDLFTCSLEVLNLVDSKEVLLHLAKLYHQNGCPELTVQTILWSIKELDAIDLENAFLLRKNLIHLPFSHSTVSC, from the coding sequence ATGGAAAAACAAAAAACCGTCAGCCTCTGCATGATTGTCAGAAATGAAGCCTTACTGCTAGAACGTTGTTTAAACAGTGTTCAGGGCCTGGTAGATGAAATCATCGTTGTCGACACAGGCTCAACCGATAACACGAAAGAAATCGCCCTGCGCTTTGATGCCAAAATCTATGATTACCCATGGAACGACAATTTCAGTGAAGCCAGAAACTACTCGCTCGCGAAAGCGGCTTGCGACTGGATTCTGCTGCTGGATGCGGACGAAGCGTTGTGCCCGCGGGACAGAGATAAATTCATTCACTTAATCAACACTTGCCCTTATGATGGGTGCCATTTCACCATCTGCAATCATATGAGCAGAGGAAATGAGTATAACCTTCATCAGGCTTTTCGCTTGCTGAAAAACAACGGACAATATGAATTTTGCGGCGAAATCCATGAACAGATCACCAGAAAAGATCGCCAACCGGCCTTTAGCCGGCTTTCAGTGGAAGAGATCACGATTGATCATTACGGCTACCTGCCTGAAATCGTAGCCGCTCAAAAAAAGAGGGAGCGTAACCTGCCAATTTTACTCAAACAAATCGAAGCCGATCCGGAAAACGCCTTTTCTTTATTTAATCTCGGAAATGAATATCTGGCGCAAAACAAAATTGACGATGCCCTAAGCTGGTATGAAAAAGCATATACCCGTATGGACAAAGGTCAGGCCTATGCTCCTCATTTGTATTATCGCCTGATTATTTGCCTAAACGCGAAACAGGAGTTCCTCAAAGCTCTCCGCCTGGCGGAGGAAGCTTTACTGGTTTACCCTCGTTGTACAGATATCGCCTACTGCAAAGGATTGATCTATGTCCAGCAATACAATCATCTCCTGGCCGCAGATGCTTTTCGCCGGTGCCTTGATTTGGGTGATCCTCCAGGAAACTTGAAATTCCTGGAGGGCTGCGGCACTTACCGCCCCTATCTTTCTTTGGGAGAGATTTATTTACAAAATGAAGCCTATGACCAAGCCATCGAATATTTGACCAAAGCCTTCAACCTTGATCATACTCATTGCGAAGCCTTATACGCTTTAGGTAAAGCTTATGCCAAAAAGCATAACGACCCAAGCAAAGCGGCAGATGCTCTATCCCACTATTTCTCTAGCCTGGAGCATGTCCCCAACAGCATCGTATACACTGACATCCTGATCAAGGAAAAGATCTATGGTCCCGCCCGTGCCGTTCTGGAACGCTTCGACACCGACCCTGATCATCAAGCGGAAATCACCTTTTTGCAGAGCAAGCTTCATTTTTTCACCAAAAACTATCCCGCGGCTTACGAAGGCTTTAAGAAAGTTGCCGATGTCAGCTCTCTTCAAAGTGTGCTGCCCAATCTTCAAGGAGAAAGCATCCGCTTCATGGCGATCATCGGCCTGCTCCTGGATTCCTTGGGAAATGAATCAATGTCCTATCTGGAGCGTGATTTTGATCCACTTTTGTTTCAGATCTACGACCGGCTTCATTCCCTTAGGCAAAACAAGAAACCGGCCGCTTTGGATGCCGATCCCTCCCGTTGTTTACAGATTATTGATGAATACCTGGCAATCATCTTAAAAGTGGGAGAATTTGACCTGTTTACCTGTTCCCTGGAGGTGCTGAACCTGGTCGACAGCAAAGAAGTCTTACTGCACCTTGCCAAGCTGTATCATCAAAATGGCTGTCCCGAACTCACCGTTCAAACCATCCTGTGGTCGATTAAAGAGCTGGACGCCATCGATCTGGAAAATGCCTTTTTATTGAGGAAAAATTTAATCCATCTCCCTTTTTCTCATTCCACTGTGTCTTGTTGA